In Alkalihalobacillus sp. FSL W8-0930, a single window of DNA contains:
- a CDS encoding thioesterase family protein produces the protein MMGVVYHANYLKYFELGRQGLIEDIGYSYVEMEEHGYYAPVYDVQATYKKPVRYGDEATVTTWVSKNDGLRTEYKYVITNQHGDICVEGSTTHIIVSKKTFKPAAFKKVFPEWFAKYEAIKWNEDS, from the coding sequence ATGATGGGAGTTGTGTATCATGCCAATTACCTAAAGTATTTTGAGCTCGGAAGACAAGGCTTGATTGAAGATATCGGTTATAGTTATGTAGAAATGGAAGAGCATGGCTATTATGCACCTGTGTATGATGTTCAAGCTACCTATAAGAAACCGGTGCGTTATGGAGATGAGGCCACAGTGACAACGTGGGTTTCAAAAAATGACGGGCTCCGTACAGAGTACAAATACGTAATCACAAACCAACATGGAGACATCTGTGTAGAAGGATCAACCACTCACATTATTGTTAGTAAGAAAACGTTTAAGCCAGCGGCATTTAAAAAGGTATTTCCAGAATGGTTTGCTAAATATGAAGCTATTAAATGGAACGAGGACTCGTAA